The following are encoded together in the Pedobacter steynii genome:
- a CDS encoding DarT ssDNA thymidine ADP-ribosyltransferase family protein has protein sequence MKQKENHLQFIEEITDRGITQLIHFTPTINLMSIFEQGKILSRALLEEFDINQTDIFDYVQFTDSLRFDDKNFINLSIQHPNHFLFSRFQQKTKDDTHITWCVLKIDKKYIYHADTLFSVTNAANSHNKRNVGVTGDIGKFKLMFSSQLSIVTLNNSRIIQRGSLDPKYPTDEQAEVLVKNEIPVEDLIQVCFKDENDLAAGKAALNDYNTSKFVVDSSVFINSRI, from the coding sequence ATGAAACAGAAGGAAAATCATTTACAATTTATCGAGGAAATAACTGACAGAGGCATAACACAACTAATTCATTTCACCCCTACGATAAATCTCATGAGTATTTTTGAACAAGGAAAAATACTATCTAGAGCTCTGCTCGAAGAGTTTGACATCAATCAAACGGATATTTTCGACTATGTTCAATTTACTGACAGCTTGCGATTTGATGATAAAAATTTCATCAATTTATCGATCCAGCATCCTAATCATTTCCTTTTCAGCCGTTTTCAGCAAAAAACAAAAGACGATACGCATATTACTTGGTGTGTGTTAAAGATTGACAAGAAATATATCTATCACGCCGACACCTTATTTTCAGTTACCAATGCTGCCAACAGCCATAACAAAAGAAATGTTGGAGTAACTGGGGATATCGGAAAATTCAAACTGATGTTTTCAAGTCAACTTAGCATTGTTACACTTAATAACTCTCGAATAATACAAAGAGGATCCTTAGATCCTAAGTATCCTACTGATGAACAAGCTGAAGTTTTGGTCAAGAATGAGATTCCAGTTGAAGATTTGATTCAAGTATGTTTTAAGGATGAAAATGATCTTGCAGCTGGAAAAGCTGCACTAAATGACTACAATACTAGTAAATTCGTAGTCGACTCGTCAGTCTTTATAAATTCAAGAATTTAA
- a CDS encoding ATP-dependent helicase, whose product MPLKPIVLVGEQKRVLFLQVTEPIQIKGVAGSGKTTVALYRAKHLLDTQSNLFQDSKVAIFTYNKTLVKYINSITPFISGGYRLDSEIIVPRKPIGMNVFVTSFHKWAFAFIKENGNNLYGRTIMGNNQISWIERSRLKFSASDASILKKSADFFSEEISWIKGKALITKEEYFDAKRVGRGTNDRVTRTDKETIWKIYLDYNAAIKASNFVDFDDYALLCLEIIDNTADMLKPFTHIIVDEAQDLSKAQISVISKIVSENTKSISIIADAAQRIYKSGFTWGEVGINVRGGRTVEFKTNYRNTIPIAKAAMSLLSNETETDEFTEIKPARRDGQKPIIGRFDDEEDQFSYLLLELNALKNNEQLYSTVILHRNHVGISKIIDFLDENNFDHQELQKTDDIDFENDSIKVCTLSSVKGLEFENVFLVDLNDNVIPYPPGFSDIDDEYHISTERRLLYTSMTRARERLYLLSFGNPSRYLSEIDTELVENIDSGDLIF is encoded by the coding sequence ATGCCTTTAAAACCAATCGTTTTGGTCGGTGAACAGAAAAGAGTACTTTTTCTTCAGGTAACGGAACCAATACAGATAAAAGGAGTTGCCGGAAGTGGAAAAACAACTGTTGCACTCTACAGAGCCAAACATTTATTGGATACTCAATCAAATCTTTTCCAAGACTCCAAGGTTGCGATATTCACCTACAACAAAACATTAGTCAAATATATAAACTCTATTACACCTTTCATCTCTGGAGGATACAGGCTAGACAGTGAAATCATTGTACCAAGAAAACCTATTGGAATGAATGTGTTTGTTACAAGTTTCCATAAATGGGCTTTTGCGTTTATTAAAGAGAATGGAAATAATCTATATGGCAGAACCATAATGGGCAACAACCAGATTAGTTGGATCGAAAGATCCAGACTCAAATTTTCAGCGAGCGATGCTAGCATACTAAAAAAATCGGCCGACTTCTTTTCTGAGGAAATATCCTGGATAAAAGGCAAAGCCTTAATAACTAAAGAAGAATACTTTGATGCAAAGAGAGTCGGAAGAGGAACGAATGATAGAGTAACAAGAACAGATAAGGAAACAATATGGAAAATTTATCTAGACTATAATGCCGCAATTAAGGCTAGCAATTTCGTTGATTTTGATGACTATGCACTCTTATGTCTGGAGATAATCGACAATACGGCTGACATGCTCAAACCGTTCACACACATCATAGTAGATGAGGCTCAGGATTTAAGTAAGGCTCAGATTTCGGTCATTTCGAAAATAGTATCAGAAAATACTAAGAGCATATCCATAATCGCAGACGCCGCGCAAAGAATTTATAAGAGTGGTTTCACTTGGGGAGAGGTAGGAATTAACGTAAGAGGTGGAAGAACAGTTGAGTTTAAGACTAATTACAGAAATACAATCCCTATTGCTAAGGCTGCTATGTCTCTCCTATCTAATGAAACCGAAACTGATGAGTTTACTGAGATAAAACCTGCACGGAGAGATGGCCAAAAACCTATTATCGGAAGATTTGATGATGAGGAAGACCAATTTAGCTATCTGCTTTTGGAGCTAAATGCCCTAAAAAACAATGAACAACTCTACTCAACTGTAATCCTCCACCGAAACCACGTTGGTATTTCAAAGATTATTGACTTTTTAGATGAGAATAATTTTGATCATCAAGAACTTCAAAAAACTGACGACATTGATTTTGAAAATGATTCAATAAAGGTATGTACCCTATCATCAGTTAAAGGGCTTGAATTCGAGAATGTCTTCCTTGTCGATCTCAATGATAACGTTATACCTTATCCACCTGGATTTAGTGATATTGATGACGAATATCACATATCCACAGAAAGACGTCTATTGTATACTTCAATGACAAGAGCAAGGGAAAGGCTTTACTTGCTTTCATTTGGTAATCCTTCCAGATATCTCTCGGAGATAGATACTGAACTCGTAGAAAACATAGATAGTGGAGATTTAATATTCTAA
- a CDS encoding helix-turn-helix transcriptional regulator, translating to MSQNKQPIARIRVINECLSRGGYWSKTRLISEISKIDLNVSSRTLDNDISLMKDCAQLKYNAPIKYCRANKGYFYTDSNYSIDKLPLNQTDIKALEVAATTLKQYQYIPIMKEFTTTIDKIIRVVNRAKQSNHESMLDFIEFEKTPIAQGLEFIDKIINAIQNKKALNITYQKFGHEVSNSQTIHPYFLKEYRNRWYVIAFNETKNKIRTYGLDRIKILIETGSPYIDNTTIDTKEYLSNCIGINIMDKKINIVRLHFTPKEGNYIKTQPLHKSQEIIEDSLDCGLILEYKLIINYELIGIILSYGSDVKVIQPKFLADKIAEISKRTLEQYLSP from the coding sequence ATGTCTCAAAACAAACAACCTATTGCAAGAATAAGGGTAATAAATGAATGCCTCTCGCGAGGTGGCTATTGGTCAAAAACCAGGCTAATTAGTGAAATATCTAAAATAGACTTGAATGTTTCTAGTAGAACACTAGATAACGACATTAGTCTAATGAAGGATTGCGCACAATTAAAATATAATGCACCTATAAAATATTGTAGGGCAAATAAAGGTTATTTCTATACTGACTCCAATTATTCTATTGACAAGCTGCCACTTAATCAAACCGATATAAAGGCACTTGAAGTTGCTGCAACTACTCTCAAGCAGTACCAATATATCCCTATAATGAAAGAATTTACTACTACAATCGATAAAATCATTAGAGTCGTAAATAGAGCCAAGCAAAGTAATCATGAAAGTATGCTTGATTTTATAGAATTTGAGAAAACACCAATCGCTCAGGGTTTAGAATTTATTGATAAAATAATTAACGCCATCCAAAATAAAAAAGCTTTAAATATTACCTATCAAAAATTCGGACATGAAGTATCAAACAGCCAAACTATACATCCCTATTTTTTAAAGGAATACCGGAACAGATGGTATGTTATTGCTTTCAATGAGACAAAAAATAAAATTCGAACCTATGGCTTGGATAGAATTAAGATTCTTATAGAAACAGGTTCGCCTTATATAGACAATACAACAATCGATACGAAGGAATATCTCAGCAATTGCATTGGTATCAACATAATGGATAAGAAAATCAACATTGTTCGATTACATTTCACGCCAAAAGAGGGTAACTATATTAAGACACAACCTTTGCACAAGTCTCAAGAGATTATAGAAGATTCATTAGATTGTGGTTTAATTTTGGAATACAAGCTGATTATCAATTACGAACTTATTGGGATTATTTTAAGCTATGGATCTGATGTCAAAGTCATTCAACCAAAATTTCTAGCAGATAAAATTGCTGAAATATCTAAACGAACACTGGAGCAGTATTTATCACCGTAA
- a CDS encoding YozE family protein — protein MDNQQYSLDNIRNKAKKVKRELDITHTQALEVIAKKLGYSNWTHCCRTLSGSNVIEVKPIIETAQLGFSDWLKKQKNRDSPLGDLAKDMISDCNWPSGNSLETYQDYLLTLNVPLGATKALNAAWVSYKGYLKKQLHPRPKVVNDKNKVRILNNLPKIVYLKNIRPVHISKRTIEKFNPGDLAWISWEGRKAIPVTILDVDDRHYTFKIERPIKKAGNQHYLLLDEVRSTPELACLNYVTL, from the coding sequence ATGGATAATCAACAATATTCGCTTGATAACATAAGAAATAAAGCAAAAAAGGTAAAAAGAGAGCTTGACATCACACATACACAAGCTCTCGAGGTAATCGCTAAGAAGCTGGGTTATTCTAATTGGACACATTGTTGTCGGACACTTAGTGGATCTAATGTTATTGAGGTAAAACCGATAATCGAAACAGCTCAACTTGGATTTAGTGATTGGCTAAAGAAGCAAAAAAACAGAGATTCTCCTTTAGGTGACCTGGCGAAAGATATGATTTCTGATTGTAATTGGCCTTCAGGTAACTCTTTGGAAACATATCAGGATTACCTTCTCACATTAAATGTCCCATTAGGTGCCACAAAGGCACTGAATGCTGCTTGGGTAAGTTATAAAGGTTACCTAAAAAAACAACTACATCCCCGTCCTAAAGTTGTGAATGACAAAAACAAAGTTAGGATATTGAACAATCTTCCTAAAATTGTGTACCTAAAAAACATAAGGCCGGTTCATATAAGTAAAAGAACAATAGAAAAATTTAATCCAGGGGATTTGGCTTGGATATCATGGGAGGGGAGAAAAGCAATCCCAGTTACAATTCTTGACGTTGATGACAGGCATTATACATTTAAGATTGAACGGCCTATTAAAAAGGCAGGTAACCAGCACTACTTATTATTGGATGAAGTCAGGTCGACACCTGAATTAGCGTGTTTGAATTACGTTACTCTATAA
- a CDS encoding competence protein CoiA: MHFALINDQMVAAKQGLKGSCRGCGQPVIAKCGTVRVHHWAHQRSEMCDSWWEAEKEWHRSWKNNFPHLWQEFFMLDIHTDEKHIADVRTDQGLVIEFQHSPIKPEERIAREKFYNDMVWVIDGTRLIHDYPRFLKGQNQIIASSQSGIFNVYDPEKCFPSAWLNSSVPVLFDFLGNESITNPLDFRSPLYCLFPIRVGRRGTLARIPRRAFVKTTINGEWSLRVKRIMSELLKARKEWQDQKEGSERSWQLHELQMSQLNKGRG, translated from the coding sequence ATGCACTTTGCATTAATTAATGATCAAATGGTAGCTGCTAAACAAGGGCTGAAAGGTTCTTGCCGTGGTTGCGGACAACCTGTCATCGCAAAATGTGGGACAGTAAGAGTTCACCATTGGGCACATCAAAGATCTGAGATGTGTGATAGCTGGTGGGAGGCAGAAAAAGAATGGCACCGTTCCTGGAAAAATAACTTTCCCCATTTGTGGCAGGAATTTTTTATGCTTGACATACATACAGATGAAAAGCATATAGCCGATGTCAGAACTGATCAGGGGTTAGTTATAGAATTTCAGCATTCTCCCATAAAACCAGAAGAGCGTATTGCGAGGGAGAAATTTTATAATGATATGGTTTGGGTAATTGATGGTACACGTCTTATCCATGATTATCCCCGTTTCCTTAAGGGGCAGAATCAGATTATAGCAAGCAGCCAGTCGGGAATTTTCAATGTTTACGATCCAGAAAAATGCTTTCCTTCTGCATGGCTCAACAGTTCAGTCCCTGTCCTTTTTGATTTTTTAGGTAATGAGTCAATAACTAATCCTTTAGATTTTAGGAGCCCACTTTACTGCCTATTTCCGATACGAGTGGGCAGAAGGGGAACACTCGCACGAATACCACGCCGCGCCTTTGTTAAAACCACCATTAATGGTGAATGGTCACTTCGGGTTAAAAGGATTATGAGTGAGTTACTTAAAGCCAGAAAGGAATGGCAAGACCAGAAGGAAGGCTCAGAAAGATCATGGCAGCTGCACGAGTTACAAATGAGCCAATTGAATAAAGGCCGGGGTTAG
- a CDS encoding nucleotide pyrophosphohydrolase: MNSWKDLQDILLKFRNERNWEQFHNPKDLALALSIEVAELNELFLWKKPEEADVEKVKDELADVFAYAILLAEKYDLDINEIVKTKVAKNAEKYPVDKAKGTSKKYTEL; the protein is encoded by the coding sequence ATGAATAGCTGGAAAGATTTACAAGATATTTTACTCAAATTCAGAAATGAAAGGAACTGGGAGCAGTTTCATAATCCAAAAGATCTTGCATTAGCATTGTCCATAGAAGTTGCTGAATTAAATGAACTCTTTTTATGGAAAAAGCCAGAGGAAGCTGATGTAGAAAAGGTTAAGGATGAACTTGCGGATGTTTTCGCGTACGCAATTCTGCTCGCTGAAAAATATGATCTCGACATCAATGAGATCGTGAAAACTAAGGTTGCTAAGAATGCTGAAAAATATCCGGTCGACAAAGCCAAAGGGACATCAAAAAAATATACTGAACTATGA